In Verrucomicrobiia bacterium, a genomic segment contains:
- a CDS encoding efflux RND transporter permease subunit: MRTLTDLFIRRPVLAAVVNLVILIAGLQAIKTLSVRQYPRSENAAVTVTTVYVGASADLVRGFITTPLERAIAAADGIDYIESSSRLGLSTITVRLKLNYDPTKALAEISSKVDQVRNNLPPEAEVPIINIEPADSQIASAYLSFTSELLDANQITDYLVRVVQPRLSAISGVQRADILGGRTFAMRIWLKPERLAAHGLTPAQVRDALAANNFLSAIGRTKGALVQVNLTANTDLRSVEEFKNLVVKQSGDRLVRLRDVADVVLGAEDYEAEVRFTGQQAVFIGVWVLPNANSLEVIRRVRAEMASIQKDLPTGLQGHIAYDATEYIEQAIKEVLKTLTETLAIVAVVIFLFLGSVRSVLVPLVAIPISLIGAAFLMQVMGFTLNLLTLLAIVLSVGLVVDDAIVVVENVERHVREGRRGIEAALLGARELVSPIIAMTITLAAVYAPIGLQGGLTGSLFREFAFTLAGAVFISGVVALTLSPVMSAKLLRPDREERGLCGRVNHFFDRLRQAYGRVLDATLANRMAVYVLWAGLSLLAIPMFQMSPKELAPMEDQSVIFGIIEAPANATIEQTVFFTEALNRQMMKIPEAAQSFQVTFPDNGFAGLVLKPWEQRQRTVFEVLPEVQSGFDQLTGIRAMAVTPPALPGGGTFPVEMVIASTAEPEVILAFAEQLRDKAAQSGLFAFPPIIDTKFDQPEVEIQLDREKVAALGLSLAQVGADLGTLLGGNYVNRFSLDGRSYKVIPQVRRIERLTAEQLQNAYVRGPHGQLVQLSTLAELKTKNGPRSLNRFQQFNAVKLSGVAIRPLEEALAYLEKEAAQILPQGYKLDYTGESRQLRVEGSKFLPAFSLAVVMIFLVLAAQFNSFRDPLVILLGSVPLAMFGALTFTFLMMPDPNTPFWTKGWTTTLNIYSQIGLVTLVGLVSKNGILIVEFANELQRRGRTKAQAVREAAMVRLRPVLMTSAATVCGHFPLTLVSGAGAAARNSIGIVIVAGMFLGTFFTLLVIPSLYMLLAKDHKAEAPRPVEAELPVPAKAAVEKV; the protein is encoded by the coding sequence ATGCGCACGCTGACCGATCTGTTTATCCGGCGCCCGGTGCTGGCCGCGGTGGTGAATTTGGTGATCTTGATCGCCGGCCTCCAGGCCATCAAAACGCTGAGCGTGCGGCAGTACCCGCGCAGCGAGAACGCGGCCGTGACCGTCACCACCGTGTACGTGGGCGCCAGCGCCGACCTGGTGCGCGGCTTCATCACCACCCCCCTCGAGCGCGCCATTGCCGCGGCCGATGGCATTGACTACATCGAATCCAGCAGCCGCCTCGGCCTCTCCACCATCACCGTGCGCCTCAAGTTGAATTATGATCCCACCAAGGCGCTGGCCGAAATCAGCTCCAAGGTGGACCAGGTGCGCAACAACCTCCCCCCCGAGGCCGAGGTGCCCATCATCAACATCGAGCCCGCCGATTCCCAGATCGCCTCCGCCTACCTGAGCTTCACCTCGGAGCTGCTCGACGCCAATCAAATCACCGATTACCTCGTGCGCGTGGTGCAGCCGCGGCTGTCCGCCATCAGCGGCGTCCAACGGGCCGACATCCTGGGCGGGCGCACCTTCGCCATGCGCATCTGGCTCAAACCCGAGCGGCTGGCGGCGCATGGCCTGACGCCGGCCCAGGTGCGCGACGCCCTCGCCGCCAACAACTTCCTCTCCGCCATAGGCCGCACCAAGGGCGCCCTGGTGCAGGTCAATTTAACGGCCAACACCGATTTGCGCTCGGTGGAGGAGTTCAAAAACCTGGTGGTCAAGCAAAGCGGCGACCGCCTGGTGCGGTTGCGGGACGTGGCTGACGTGGTGTTGGGCGCCGAGGACTACGAAGCCGAGGTGCGCTTCACCGGCCAGCAGGCGGTGTTCATCGGCGTGTGGGTGCTGCCCAACGCCAATTCCCTGGAAGTTATCCGCCGCGTGCGCGCCGAGATGGCCTCCATTCAAAAGGATTTGCCCACCGGCCTGCAGGGGCACATCGCGTATGACGCCACCGAGTACATCGAGCAGGCCATCAAGGAAGTGCTGAAAACACTGACCGAAACCCTGGCCATCGTCGCCGTGGTGATCTTCCTGTTTCTTGGCTCGGTGCGCTCGGTGCTGGTGCCGCTGGTGGCAATTCCCATCTCGCTGATCGGCGCCGCCTTCCTCATGCAGGTGATGGGCTTCACGTTGAACCTGCTCACCCTGCTGGCCATTGTGCTTTCAGTGGGATTGGTGGTGGACGACGCCATCGTGGTGGTGGAAAACGTCGAGCGCCACGTGCGCGAGGGCCGCCGCGGCATCGAGGCCGCCCTGCTGGGCGCGCGCGAGCTGGTCAGCCCCATCATCGCCATGACCATCACCCTGGCCGCGGTGTACGCCCCCATCGGGTTGCAGGGCGGTCTGACGGGATCGCTGTTCCGCGAGTTCGCCTTCACCCTCGCCGGCGCCGTTTTCATCTCCGGCGTCGTGGCGCTGACGCTCTCGCCGGTCATGTCCGCCAAACTGCTCCGGCCCGACCGCGAGGAGCGCGGGCTGTGCGGGCGGGTCAATCACTTCTTTGACCGCCTGCGCCAGGCCTACGGCCGGGTGCTCGACGCCACGCTGGCCAACCGGATGGCCGTGTATGTGCTCTGGGCCGGCTTGAGCCTCCTGGCCATCCCCATGTTTCAAATGTCCCCCAAGGAGCTGGCCCCTATGGAGGATCAAAGCGTGATTTTCGGCATCATCGAGGCTCCGGCCAACGCCACCATCGAGCAGACCGTGTTCTTCACCGAGGCCTTGAACCGCCAGATGATGAAAATCCCCGAGGCCGCGCAGTCCTTCCAGGTCACCTTTCCGGACAACGGTTTTGCCGGACTGGTGCTCAAACCCTGGGAGCAGCGCCAGCGCACCGTCTTTGAAGTGCTGCCGGAGGTGCAGTCCGGTTTTGACCAGTTGACCGGCATCCGCGCCATGGCCGTCACCCCGCCCGCCCTGCCCGGCGGCGGCACGTTTCCCGTGGAAATGGTGATCGCCTCCACCGCCGAGCCGGAGGTCATCCTGGCTTTTGCCGAGCAGTTGCGCGACAAGGCGGCGCAAAGTGGCCTGTTTGCATTTCCGCCAATTATTGACACCAAGTTTGATCAGCCCGAGGTGGAGATCCAGTTGGACCGCGAAAAGGTGGCCGCCCTGGGCTTGAGCCTGGCGCAGGTGGGCGCGGACTTGGGCACCCTGCTGGGCGGCAATTACGTCAACCGCTTCAGTCTCGACGGCCGCAGCTATAAAGTCATCCCCCAAGTGCGGCGCATCGAGCGGCTGACCGCCGAACAATTGCAAAATGCCTATGTGCGCGGCCCGCATGGGCAACTGGTGCAACTCAGCACCCTGGCCGAGTTGAAAACCAAAAATGGCCCGCGCTCGCTCAACCGCTTCCAGCAGTTCAACGCCGTCAAACTCAGCGGCGTCGCCATCCGGCCGCTCGAAGAGGCCCTGGCTTATCTTGAAAAAGAAGCCGCGCAAATCCTGCCCCAGGGCTACAAACTGGACTACACGGGCGAGTCCCGCCAGTTGCGGGTGGAGGGCAGCAAATTCCTGCCCGCCTTCAGCCTGGCAGTGGTGATGATCTTTCTGGTGCTGGCCGCGCAATTCAACAGTTTCCGCGATCCGCTGGTCATTCTCCTGGGCTCGGTGCCCCTGGCCATGTTTGGCGCGCTGACGTTCACCTTCCTGATGATGCCGGACCCCAACACCCCCTTCTGGACCAAAGGCTGGACCACCACGCTGAACATTTACTCCCAAATCGGTCTTGTCACGCTGGTGGGCCTGGTCTCCAAGAATGGCATCCTCATTGTGGAGTTTGCCAATGAATTGCAACGCCGCGGCCGCACCAAGGCCCAGGCCGTCCGCGAAGCCGCCATGGTGCGCCTCCGCCCCGTGCTGATGACTTCGGCGGCCACGGTCTGCGGCCATTTCCCCCTGACCCTGGTCAGCGGCGCCGGCGCGGCGGCGCGCAACTCCATCGGTATCGTGATTGTGGCCGGCATGTTTCTGGGCACCTTCTTCACGCTGCTGGTGATCCCCTCCCTTTACATGCTCCTGGCCAAAGACCATAAAGCGGAGGCCCCGCGTCCCGTGGAGGCGGAGCTGCCTGTACCCGCCAAGGCCGCCGTGGAAAAAGTCTGA
- the nadC gene encoding carboxylating nicotinate-nucleotide diphosphorylase yields MQTVPEPVWREAVRRALREDVGPGDVTSLAVVPRGLQARALMVARQPLVVCGLEAARLAFQMQHRSVRLCCCVHDGEAVRRGTVLMEITGPACALLTAERVALNFVQRLSGIATLTAAFVRAVRGTQARILDTRKTTPGLRLLEKYAVACGGGVNHRLGLHDLVLIKDNHLAALQSEGPHPIIRAVQRARARYPHLKVEVEADTLAQVEEAVRAGADFILLDNMTPRQLREAVRRVAGRARTEASGGVTLRTVRAIARTGVDFISVGALTHSAPAVDVALDFVIKPELDPPTRRRRAPASRL; encoded by the coding sequence ATGCAAACGGTGCCGGAACCAGTCTGGCGCGAAGCCGTGCGCCGGGCCTTGCGGGAAGACGTAGGCCCGGGCGATGTCACCTCGCTGGCCGTTGTGCCGCGCGGCCTGCAGGCGCGCGCCCTGATGGTGGCGCGCCAGCCCCTGGTGGTGTGCGGCTTGGAAGCGGCCCGCCTAGCTTTTCAAATGCAGCACCGCTCCGTGCGCCTCTGCTGTTGCGTCCATGACGGCGAGGCTGTCCGCCGCGGCACGGTGCTCATGGAAATCACCGGGCCGGCCTGCGCCCTCCTCACCGCCGAGCGCGTGGCCCTGAACTTTGTCCAGCGCCTGAGCGGCATCGCCACGCTTACCGCCGCGTTTGTCCGCGCGGTACGCGGCACCCAGGCCCGCATTCTCGACACCCGCAAAACCACCCCCGGCTTGCGCCTTCTGGAAAAATACGCGGTGGCCTGTGGCGGCGGCGTCAATCACCGCCTGGGACTGCATGACCTGGTGCTCATCAAAGACAATCACCTGGCCGCCCTGCAGAGCGAAGGGCCTCACCCCATTATTCGCGCCGTGCAGCGCGCCCGCGCCCGCTACCCCCATCTCAAGGTGGAGGTCGAGGCGGATACCCTGGCCCAGGTGGAGGAAGCCGTGCGGGCTGGCGCCGATTTCATCCTGCTGGACAACATGACCCCGCGCCAGTTGCGGGAAGCCGTGCGCCGCGTGGCCGGCCGCGCCCGCACCGAGGCCAGCGGCGGGGTCACCCTGCGCACCGTCCGCGCCATCGCCCGGACTGGCGTGGACTTTATCAGTGTGGGCGCGCTGACCCATTCCGCGCCTGCCGTGGATGTGGCCCTGGACTTTGTGATCAAGCCGGAGCTTGACCCGCCCACCCGCCGGAGACGCGCTCCGGCCTCCCGCCTATGA
- a CDS encoding efflux RND transporter periplasmic adaptor subunit — translation MKKRNLVLSLLLLLLIAGALGGIKALQIGRLIAAGQAFTPPPIAVATAVAHEETWPVQLEAVGTVAAVQGVAISPEIPGTVREIFFTDGAMVKAGDLLVCLDTSSEEAQLRAVEAQVELARLQVERLRNLRQGDTVSQSELDTAEATLKANLANADAIRAVMAKKNLRAPFAGQLGLRQVHLGQYVEAGRPLVTLQALQPVYVDFSLPQQTVGLLRTGLVVEVQSDAFPQRRFQGRLIALSPEVQADTRSLALRAVLPNEDLALRPGMFVRVWVILQGEQRVLVIPATSVLSAPYGASVFVVEPRSGTNGTAGLTVRQQFVRLGRNQGDWVVVEAGLKPGEKVVNGGLFKLRNGEAVVEKNDLVPQPQKSPQPADS, via the coding sequence ATGAAAAAACGTAATCTTGTCCTATCCCTGTTGCTGCTGCTTCTCATTGCGGGGGCGCTGGGTGGCATCAAGGCCCTGCAAATTGGACGGCTCATTGCCGCCGGCCAGGCCTTTACACCGCCGCCCATCGCCGTGGCCACGGCCGTGGCCCACGAAGAAACCTGGCCGGTGCAACTGGAGGCGGTGGGCACCGTGGCCGCCGTGCAAGGCGTGGCCATCAGCCCGGAGATTCCCGGAACGGTCCGCGAAATTTTCTTCACAGACGGCGCCATGGTCAAAGCGGGCGACCTGCTCGTGTGCCTGGACACCTCCAGCGAAGAAGCCCAACTGCGCGCCGTCGAGGCGCAGGTGGAGCTGGCCCGGCTGCAAGTCGAGCGCCTGCGCAACCTCCGCCAGGGCGACACTGTGTCCCAGTCGGAGCTGGACACGGCAGAGGCCACCCTGAAGGCCAACCTCGCCAACGCCGATGCCATCCGCGCCGTCATGGCCAAGAAAAACCTTCGCGCGCCCTTCGCCGGCCAGTTGGGTCTGCGCCAGGTGCACCTGGGCCAATATGTGGAGGCGGGGCGGCCGCTGGTGACCCTGCAGGCGCTGCAGCCCGTGTATGTGGACTTCTCCCTGCCCCAGCAAACGGTGGGCCTGCTGCGCACCGGCCTGGTGGTGGAGGTGCAAAGTGACGCCTTTCCGCAGCGCCGCTTCCAGGGGCGGCTCATCGCGCTGTCGCCCGAGGTGCAGGCCGATACGCGCAGCCTGGCCCTGCGCGCCGTGCTGCCCAACGAAGACCTGGCCCTGCGGCCGGGCATGTTTGTGCGCGTGTGGGTCATCTTGCAGGGGGAACAGCGCGTGCTGGTGATCCCGGCCACCAGCGTGCTCAGCGCGCCTTACGGGGCCTCGGTGTTCGTGGTGGAGCCGCGCTCCGGCACCAACGGCACCGCCGGTTTGACCGTGCGCCAGCAGTTTGTGCGTTTGGGCCGCAACCAGGGCGATTGGGTGGTGGTGGAGGCCGGCCTGAAACCCGGTGAAAAAGTCGTCAACGGCGGCCTGTTCAAACTCCGCAACGGCGAGGCGGTGGTGGAAAAAAATGATCTGGTGCCCCAACCGCAAAAGTCGCCCCAACCGGCGGATAGTTAA
- a CDS encoding TetR/AcrR family transcriptional regulator, translating into MVRNFNVVKSSPQREQRKAALREQILAAARALFVSRGYEAVTMRQIAERIGYTATALYYHFPDKAALLHELCRRDFLALQSFFQRLAQVRDPVERLRQAGQAYVRFGLEHPQHYQFMFIIPYPEPAPHEVGITQGDPSQDSYAFLRQAVEEAIRAGRFLPAYRDAEQVAQMLWAAMHGLVALHLNCSRSRWLAWRPTKQTAALMAETMLRGMLRKPPASRSTPPHAATPSHRRRTAGRKAHEKT; encoded by the coding sequence ATGGTTAGAAATTTTAACGTGGTTAAGTCCTCTCCACAACGGGAACAAAGGAAGGCGGCCTTGCGCGAGCAGATTCTGGCAGCCGCCCGCGCCTTGTTCGTCAGCCGGGGCTATGAAGCGGTGACGATGCGGCAAATTGCCGAGCGCATCGGCTACACCGCCACCGCGCTGTACTACCATTTTCCAGACAAGGCGGCGTTGCTGCATGAATTGTGCCGCCGGGATTTTCTCGCGCTGCAATCGTTTTTCCAGCGGCTGGCCCAGGTGCGCGATCCGGTGGAGCGCCTGCGGCAGGCGGGGCAGGCGTATGTCCGCTTTGGCCTGGAGCATCCCCAGCATTATCAATTCATGTTCATCATCCCTTACCCGGAGCCCGCCCCGCATGAGGTGGGCATCACTCAGGGGGATCCATCGCAGGACAGTTATGCGTTCCTGCGGCAGGCGGTGGAGGAGGCCATCCGGGCGGGACGCTTTCTGCCGGCCTACCGTGACGCGGAACAGGTGGCCCAGATGTTATGGGCCGCCATGCACGGACTGGTCGCCTTGCATTTGAACTGCAGCCGCAGCCGTTGGCTGGCCTGGCGGCCCACCAAACAGACCGCCGCCTTGATGGCTGAAACCATGTTGCGCGGCATGCTGCGCAAGCCGCCCGCGAGCCGGAGCACACCCCCGCACGCCGCGACCCCGTCGCACCGGCGGCGCACCGCCGGAAGGAAAGCCCATGAAAAAACGTAA
- a CDS encoding rhomboid family intramembrane serine protease, with the protein MPICPACHEPLRVQRVPEGMYYACGSCTGRSLTLAQVRARGGDPLVNALLRQLNRRQTVGERPCPFCEQKMTVLSPPQAGLELDGCRSCGIIWFDTHELESVPAAPPPSLEELHYRAAEEVAKEKIQQRRELEQEPDAEWKTLPALLGLPVEAETTALRRRPWVTWGLAILISVVSVAAFFNLETVVAQWGMVPSAWWRHGGLTLLTAFFLHGGILHLVGNVYFLLIFGDNVEDELGRGRYLLLLLLATLGGQLLHILFEPHSAVPAIGASGGISGVLAFYALQFPRARISLLARLGWRFYWLKFSALSLFIVWMLLQCWVAYQQIRGFGNVSGTAHLGGALVGILFWWGRRLRQAGKAAPPRPGSA; encoded by the coding sequence ATGCCCATTTGTCCAGCATGTCATGAACCGTTGCGGGTGCAGCGGGTGCCCGAAGGCATGTATTATGCCTGCGGCAGTTGCACGGGCCGCTCGCTGACCCTGGCCCAGGTGCGGGCCAGGGGCGGCGATCCGCTGGTGAATGCCTTGTTGCGCCAGTTGAACCGGCGCCAGACGGTGGGGGAGCGTCCCTGCCCGTTTTGCGAGCAAAAGATGACGGTATTATCCCCCCCGCAGGCGGGGCTGGAGCTGGATGGTTGCCGTTCGTGCGGCATCATCTGGTTTGACACGCACGAGCTGGAGAGCGTGCCGGCCGCGCCTCCGCCCTCGCTTGAGGAGCTCCATTACCGTGCCGCCGAGGAGGTGGCGAAAGAAAAAATCCAACAGAGACGGGAGCTGGAGCAAGAACCTGACGCGGAGTGGAAAACCTTGCCGGCCTTGTTGGGACTGCCGGTGGAGGCGGAGACCACGGCGCTGCGACGGCGGCCGTGGGTGACGTGGGGGCTGGCGATCTTGATAAGCGTGGTAAGCGTGGCGGCATTTTTTAATTTGGAAACGGTGGTGGCGCAGTGGGGCATGGTGCCGTCGGCCTGGTGGCGACATGGGGGCTTGACACTCTTAACGGCCTTCTTCCTCCATGGGGGCATTCTGCACCTGGTCGGCAATGTATATTTTCTGCTGATCTTCGGGGACAATGTGGAAGACGAATTGGGCCGGGGGCGGTATCTGCTCCTGCTATTGCTGGCCACGCTGGGGGGGCAACTGCTGCATATCCTGTTTGAGCCTCACTCGGCGGTGCCGGCCATTGGGGCCAGTGGCGGGATTTCGGGGGTGCTGGCGTTTTACGCATTGCAATTTCCCCGGGCCAGGATCAGTTTGCTGGCCCGGCTGGGGTGGCGGTTTTACTGGCTCAAGTTTTCGGCGCTCTCCCTGTTTATCGTGTGGATGCTGCTGCAGTGCTGGGTTGCCTACCAACAAATCCGTGGCTTTGGCAACGTCTCCGGCACGGCTCACCTGGGCGGGGCGCTGGTGGGGATTTTGTTTTGGTGGGGTCGGCGGCTGCGGCAGGCAGGCAAAGCAGCCCCGCCGCGGCCCGGATCTGCATGA
- a CDS encoding prepilin-type N-terminal cleavage/methylation domain-containing protein, protein MANRWEKAQAFTLIELLVVILILALLAALLMPALAAAKQRTRTVQCANNHRALALAWRLYGDDHQQRLPWTVDDGDGLPFTNWVAGHLRNPVEATNTALLVDSKRSLLAPFVTHAALYKCPADPSPLARSVSMNNRLNPVRFLKPVLVIGGYGTNFMVYRRASDIRDPSRIFVLLDERYDSINEGNFAVDLSNTGTYDGHGVPTPYWWLDTPAAYHNQGVNLSFADGHVETHRWQERTTLGPLGVTGFRRTSSMDRDISWLQFHTAEPVQPGP, encoded by the coding sequence ATGGCGAACAGGTGGGAGAAGGCGCAGGCTTTCACCCTGATCGAGCTGCTGGTGGTGATTTTAATTCTAGCGCTGCTGGCGGCGTTGTTGATGCCGGCGCTGGCGGCAGCCAAACAGCGGACGCGGACTGTCCAATGCGCCAATAATCACCGCGCCCTGGCGCTGGCGTGGCGCCTGTATGGCGATGACCACCAGCAGCGGCTGCCGTGGACGGTGGACGACGGCGACGGCCTGCCCTTTACCAACTGGGTGGCAGGCCATTTGCGCAATCCGGTGGAAGCCACCAACACCGCGCTGCTGGTGGATTCCAAACGTTCGTTGTTGGCGCCGTTCGTTACGCATGCTGCCCTGTATAAATGCCCCGCCGATCCTTCCCCTTTGGCGCGCAGCGTGAGCATGAACAACCGGCTCAACCCGGTGCGCTTTCTCAAGCCGGTGCTGGTTATTGGCGGATACGGCACCAATTTCATGGTGTATCGGCGGGCCAGCGACATCCGTGACCCGTCACGGATTTTCGTGCTGTTGGACGAGCGTTACGACAGCATCAACGAGGGCAATTTTGCGGTGGATCTGAGCAATACCGGCACCTACGACGGGCACGGCGTGCCCACGCCTTATTGGTGGCTGGACACGCCGGCGGCCTACCATAATCAAGGGGTGAATTTGTCCTTTGCCGACGGCCATGTGGAGACACACCGCTGGCAGGAGCGCACGACGCTGGGGCCGCTGGGGGTGACGGGTTTCCGGCGGACATCGAGCATGGACCGGGACATCTCCTGGCTCCAATTTCACACGGCGGAGCCGGTGCAACCGGGGCCGTGA
- a CDS encoding TIGR03663 family protein translates to MNGWLIRVLLLLLAAGAMGLRWPQLDRRPLHNDEGVNAWILRDLVEKGHYRYNPEEFHGPTLHYLSLPFVRLAAPEARMSDANLRVAPVVFGALMILLLAWLADGLGRVATVTAGLLLAISPAFVFYSRYFIHEIFLIFFTFMALGAGWRYVQTGRWPWAAASGAAVGLMYATKETFVFQVAAAAAGVAAVWWRQCREGGAMLAKRPWWNPRHWALAGAAAVAAATLFFTSFFTHPRGILDAVLTYEHWISRAGGASPLVKPWTYYFEHLFWFHPPKSHVWTEGGILALALVGAVAVLARRLPAAVNPVLGGFLLVYTLVLLVIYTVIPYKTPWCMLVFHQGLILLAGMGVACLWEWARPRWARGVLLLALAGVAGHLLWQAWRAAVPVAYDRTNPYVHSQTIPNIFELVQKVKAVAAVHPDGTNVLIKVVSPVSVWPLPWYLREFQRVGWWEEMPADPYAPIMLINASLHAELDEKSNKQYLMVGLFGLRPPARRNPPDTFLEMYVEYKLWERYVMSLPRQRGQDE, encoded by the coding sequence ATGAACGGCTGGCTGATCCGGGTGCTGTTACTCCTGCTGGCCGCCGGGGCCATGGGGCTGCGCTGGCCCCAACTGGACCGGCGGCCTTTGCATAATGATGAGGGGGTCAACGCCTGGATCCTCCGCGACCTGGTGGAGAAGGGGCACTATCGTTACAACCCCGAGGAATTCCACGGCCCCACTCTCCACTATCTCTCCCTGCCCTTCGTGCGTCTGGCCGCGCCCGAGGCCCGGATGTCCGACGCCAATTTGCGCGTGGCGCCGGTGGTGTTTGGGGCCTTGATGATCCTGCTGCTGGCGTGGCTGGCCGACGGCCTCGGCCGCGTGGCCACCGTGACCGCCGGCCTGCTGCTGGCCATTAGTCCGGCTTTTGTTTTTTACAGCCGTTATTTCATTCACGAGATCTTTCTCATTTTCTTCACCTTCATGGCCCTGGGGGCCGGCTGGCGATACGTGCAGACCGGCCGCTGGCCCTGGGCGGCGGCGAGCGGCGCGGCCGTGGGCCTGATGTATGCCACCAAGGAAACCTTCGTGTTTCAAGTGGCCGCCGCCGCGGCCGGCGTGGCGGCAGTGTGGTGGCGCCAGTGCCGGGAAGGCGGGGCAATGCTTGCCAAACGCCCTTGGTGGAACCCCCGGCATTGGGCGCTGGCCGGGGCGGCGGCCGTGGCCGCGGCAACGCTCTTTTTTACGTCCTTTTTCACCCACCCGCGGGGCATCTTGGATGCGGTGCTGACGTACGAACACTGGATTTCCCGCGCCGGCGGCGCCTCCCCGCTGGTCAAACCGTGGACTTATTATTTTGAGCATTTGTTCTGGTTTCATCCCCCCAAAAGCCATGTGTGGACGGAAGGCGGCATCCTGGCGCTGGCGCTGGTGGGCGCGGTCGCCGTGCTGGCCCGGCGGCTGCCCGCCGCCGTGAATCCGGTGTTGGGCGGATTTCTGCTGGTGTACACCCTGGTGCTGCTCGTGATTTACACGGTGATCCCCTACAAAACACCCTGGTGCATGCTGGTGTTTCATCAGGGGTTGATTCTGCTGGCGGGAATGGGCGTGGCTTGTTTGTGGGAATGGGCGCGCCCCCGCTGGGCCCGGGGCGTGCTGCTGTTGGCGCTGGCTGGCGTGGCCGGTCATCTGCTCTGGCAAGCCTGGCGGGCGGCCGTGCCGGTGGCCTATGACCGCACCAACCCGTATGTCCACAGCCAGACGATCCCCAACATTTTCGAGCTGGTGCAGAAGGTCAAAGCCGTGGCCGCCGTGCATCCCGACGGCACCAATGTGCTCATCAAAGTGGTCTCGCCCGTGAGTGTGTGGCCGTTGCCATGGTATTTGCGCGAGTTCCAGCGGGTGGGCTGGTGGGAGGAAATGCCCGCCGATCCTTATGCGCCCATCATGCTCATCAACGCCTCCCTGCACGCCGAGCTGGACGAAAAAAGCAACAAACAATACCTCATGGTGGGCTTGTTTGGCCTGCGCCCGCCCGCCCGGCGCAATCCGCCTGACACGTTTCTGGAGATGTACGTGGAGTACAAACTCTGGGAGCGGTATGTGATGTCCCTGCCGCGCCAGCGCGGGCAGGACGAGTGA